The proteins below are encoded in one region of Numenius arquata chromosome W, bNumArq3.hap1.1, whole genome shotgun sequence:
- the LOC141476820 gene encoding mothers against decapentaplegic homolog 4 isoform X1 — MDNMSITNTPTSNDACLSIVHSLMCHRQGGESETFAKRAIESLVKKLKEKKDELDSLITAITTNGAHPSKCVTIQRTLDGRLQVAGRKGFPHVIYARLWRWPDLHKNELKHVKYCQYAFDLKCDSVCVNPYHYERVVSPGIDLSGLTLQSSAPSSMLVKDEYVHDYEGQPSLSSAEGHSVQTIQHPPSNRASTEPYSTPAMLAPTEASTTSTTNFPNIPVASTSQPTSILTGSHSDGLLQIASGPQPGTQQNGFTAQPATYHHNSTTTWTGSRTAAYTPTIPHHQNGHLQHHPPMHPGHYWPVHNELAFQPPISNHPAPEYWCSIAYFEMDVQVGETFKVPSSCPIVTVDGYVDPSGGDRFCLGQLSNVHRTEAIERARLHIGKGVQLECKGEGDVWVRCLSDHAVFVQSYYLDREAGRAPGDAVHKIYPSAYIKVFDLRQCHRQMQQQAATAQAAAAAQAAAVAGNIPGPGSVGGIAPAISLSAAAGIGVDDLRRLCILRMSFVKGWGPDYPRQSIKETPCWIEIHLHRALQLLDEVLHTMPIADPQPLD, encoded by the exons ATGGACAATATGTCTATTACTAACACGCCAACAAGTAATGATGCTTGTCTGAGCATTGTTCACAGCTTGATGTGCCATCGACAAGGTGGAGAGAGTGAAACTTTTGCCAAACGCGCAATTGAAAGTTTAGTTAAAaagctaaaggagaaaaaagatgaaTTGGATTCTTTGATTACAGCTATAACCACAAATGGAGCTCATCCTAGCAAGTGCGTTACAATACAGAGAACGCTGGATGGGAGGCTTCAG GTGGCTGGTCGCAAGGGATTCCCTCATGTGATTTACGCTCGTCTTTGGAGGTGGCCTGATCTTCATAAAAATGAACTCAAGCATGTTAAATATTGTCAGTATGCTTTTGACTTAAAATGTGACAGTGTCTGTGTAAATCCTTACCATTATGAGCGTGTAGTATCGCCTGGCATCG atctCTCAGGACTGACACTACAGAGTTCTG CTCCATCAAGCATGTTGGTGAAAGACGAATACGTTCATGACTACGAGGGGCAGCCGTCATTGTCTTCTGCTGAAGGCCATTCGGTCCAAACCATCCAGCACCCACCAAGTAACAGGGCATCTACGGAGCCTTACAGCACCCCAGCCATGCTGGCCCCCACTGAGGCTAGCACTACCAGCACCACTAATTTTCCCAACATTCCTGTGGCTTCAACAA GTCAACCTACCAGTATATTGACAGGTAGCCATAGTGATGGACTCTTACAGATTGCTTCAGGGCCTCAGCCAGGAACTCAGCAGAATGGGTTTACAGCTCAGCCAGCTACTTACCATCACA atAGTACCACAACTTGGACTGGAAGTCGGACGGCAGCCTACACCCCTACCATACCTCACCACCAGAATGGCCATCTTCAGCACCATCCACCTATGCATCCTGGACATTACT ggcCAGTTCACAACGAACTTGCATTCCAGCCTCCTATATCAAATCATCCTG CTCCAGAATATTGGTGTTCAATCGCATATTTTGAAATGGACGTGCAAGTCGGGGAAacgtttaaggtcccttcgagcTGTCCGATTGTGACTGTCGATGGATACGTGGATCCTTCCGGAGGAGACCGTTTCTGCCTGGGCCAGCTTTCCAACGTGCATAGAACAGAAGCCATTGAGAGAGCAAG GTTGCACATAGGTAAAGGGGTGCAGCTGGAGTGCAAAGGAGAAGGTGACGTGTGGGTCCGATGCCTCAGCGACCACGCGGTCTTCGTTCAGAGTTACTACCTGGATCGAGAAGCGGGACGTGCACCAGGGGATGCTGTTCACAAGATTTACCCAAGTGCATATATAAAG gtgtttgaTTTACGCCAATGTCATCGTCAGATGCAACAACAGGCTGCCACTgcccaagctgctgctgctgcccaagctGCAGCCGTAGCCGGAAACATCCCCGGACCGGGATCAGTAGGTGGAATAGCCCCAGCCATTA GTCTGTCAGCCGCTGCTGGAATCGGTGTAGACGACCTTCGCCGCTTGTGCATACTCAGGATGAGTTTTGTAAAAGGTTGGGGACCTGATTACCCAAGACAGAGCATCAAAGAGACACCGTGCTGGATCGAAATCCACTTGCACCGTGCCCTCCAGCTTCTAGACGAAGTTCTTCATACCATGCCTATTGCAGACCCACAACCTTTAGACTGA
- the LOC141476820 gene encoding mothers against decapentaplegic homolog 4 isoform X2 — translation MDNMSITNTPTSNDACLSIVHSLMCHRQGGESETFAKRAIESLVKKLKEKKDELDSLITAITTNGAHPSKCVTIQRTLDGRLQVAGRKGFPHVIYARLWRWPDLHKNELKHVKYCQYAFDLKCDSVCVNPYHYERVVSPGIDLSGLTLQSSAPSSMLVKDEYVHDYEGQPSLSSAEGHSVQTIQHPPSNRASTEPYSTPAMLAPTEASTTSTTNFPNIPVASTNSTTTWTGSRTAAYTPTIPHHQNGHLQHHPPMHPGHYWPVHNELAFQPPISNHPAPEYWCSIAYFEMDVQVGETFKVPSSCPIVTVDGYVDPSGGDRFCLGQLSNVHRTEAIERARLHIGKGVQLECKGEGDVWVRCLSDHAVFVQSYYLDREAGRAPGDAVHKIYPSAYIKVFDLRQCHRQMQQQAATAQAAAAAQAAAVAGNIPGPGSVGGIAPAISLSAAAGIGVDDLRRLCILRMSFVKGWGPDYPRQSIKETPCWIEIHLHRALQLLDEVLHTMPIADPQPLD, via the exons ATGGACAATATGTCTATTACTAACACGCCAACAAGTAATGATGCTTGTCTGAGCATTGTTCACAGCTTGATGTGCCATCGACAAGGTGGAGAGAGTGAAACTTTTGCCAAACGCGCAATTGAAAGTTTAGTTAAAaagctaaaggagaaaaaagatgaaTTGGATTCTTTGATTACAGCTATAACCACAAATGGAGCTCATCCTAGCAAGTGCGTTACAATACAGAGAACGCTGGATGGGAGGCTTCAG GTGGCTGGTCGCAAGGGATTCCCTCATGTGATTTACGCTCGTCTTTGGAGGTGGCCTGATCTTCATAAAAATGAACTCAAGCATGTTAAATATTGTCAGTATGCTTTTGACTTAAAATGTGACAGTGTCTGTGTAAATCCTTACCATTATGAGCGTGTAGTATCGCCTGGCATCG atctCTCAGGACTGACACTACAGAGTTCTG CTCCATCAAGCATGTTGGTGAAAGACGAATACGTTCATGACTACGAGGGGCAGCCGTCATTGTCTTCTGCTGAAGGCCATTCGGTCCAAACCATCCAGCACCCACCAAGTAACAGGGCATCTACGGAGCCTTACAGCACCCCAGCCATGCTGGCCCCCACTGAGGCTAGCACTACCAGCACCACTAATTTTCCCAACATTCCTGTGGCTTCAACAA atAGTACCACAACTTGGACTGGAAGTCGGACGGCAGCCTACACCCCTACCATACCTCACCACCAGAATGGCCATCTTCAGCACCATCCACCTATGCATCCTGGACATTACT ggcCAGTTCACAACGAACTTGCATTCCAGCCTCCTATATCAAATCATCCTG CTCCAGAATATTGGTGTTCAATCGCATATTTTGAAATGGACGTGCAAGTCGGGGAAacgtttaaggtcccttcgagcTGTCCGATTGTGACTGTCGATGGATACGTGGATCCTTCCGGAGGAGACCGTTTCTGCCTGGGCCAGCTTTCCAACGTGCATAGAACAGAAGCCATTGAGAGAGCAAG GTTGCACATAGGTAAAGGGGTGCAGCTGGAGTGCAAAGGAGAAGGTGACGTGTGGGTCCGATGCCTCAGCGACCACGCGGTCTTCGTTCAGAGTTACTACCTGGATCGAGAAGCGGGACGTGCACCAGGGGATGCTGTTCACAAGATTTACCCAAGTGCATATATAAAG gtgtttgaTTTACGCCAATGTCATCGTCAGATGCAACAACAGGCTGCCACTgcccaagctgctgctgctgcccaagctGCAGCCGTAGCCGGAAACATCCCCGGACCGGGATCAGTAGGTGGAATAGCCCCAGCCATTA GTCTGTCAGCCGCTGCTGGAATCGGTGTAGACGACCTTCGCCGCTTGTGCATACTCAGGATGAGTTTTGTAAAAGGTTGGGGACCTGATTACCCAAGACAGAGCATCAAAGAGACACCGTGCTGGATCGAAATCCACTTGCACCGTGCCCTCCAGCTTCTAGACGAAGTTCTTCATACCATGCCTATTGCAGACCCACAACCTTTAGACTGA